GACTAAATTCGATTCCCACGAGCGTATCGTGAGCTTCTTGTTGTAGTTGAAAAACTCGCGCTCAGGCGTGAAGCGGTCGCGAAACTGAAACGGATTGCGAAAAATAAAATCTTCGTTGTGAAACAGATTGATCACATGCGGCGCGTTAGTGCCGGCGAGCAAACGCACCGACTCGTTGGAGGCGTTGAAGTGCTGGTACGAAACGTTGAGTGGAATCGCGAAGATCGCCCCCGCGGCCCACTCGAAAGTCTGCTTCTGATCGCCCTCGAACCAGACCGTGGTCGCGCCGCGCCCTTTGTGAATGTAGACCAGCGTCTCGAACATATGATGCTGCGGCTCGGTCTGCTTGCCCGCGGGAATCTCGCAGATATAAGCGTCGTGCTCTTGCTGCTCGCCCATGTTTAGGTAAGCGCCCAACGCCCCCATCCGCGCCCAAGGCTTCACTTCGACGTCCATCAGATCTTCGATAAAAAACCCGGTAACCGAAGGAATCCCTTCTTTCTCCTGAAACAGTTCATAAGCAGTCGCCCCCAATTGAATCGGGTCGCGGTGTGGTAATCGCATGAATTAAACGTCCTTCGGTCTGAGAAATATGATTCGTAATTTCACTGGTTTTTATAATCTCGGCGCGCCGAAACTGCAAGGCGACTTTGGTTAACACATGAACGATTTTGCCGTTGTAGAGGCGCGATTCATCGCGCCCCTACACAAATACGGAACTGTCAATAAATGGAATTGTGTCCGTCGATTTTCACATCCCAGCCCTTGCCAGACAACTTCGACTTGGGCTATGAAAGTTGTCAGACGTAAAGTGAAACATTCCGAGAACGGGGGCTAGAGAATATGGAATACTTTGAACCGAAATCGATCGGCGACGCATTGTCGCTGTTATCCAAGCATGGCGCCGAAGCGAAAGTCATCGCCGGCGGCACTGATGTCATGGTGGATATTAAATTTAAAGAGGAGCCAGGCTGTCTGGTCAATATTAAAAAAATCCCCAGCCTGGCCGGCATCTCGGAAAGCGGCGGCAGCCTGCGCATCGGCGCGCTGACCACCATTCGGGAAATCGAAACCAGCGCCCTGGTGCGCGATAAATCGCCGGTCCTGTGGGACGCCTGCCGTCAGTTCGCCTCCTTGCAAGTGCGCAACACCGCCACCATCGGCGGCAACATCTGCCGCGCTTCACCGTCGGGCGAAACTTTGACGCCGCTCTTGGTGTTGGAAGCCAACGCCATTCTCGCCTTCTCCGACGGCGAGCGCAGCGAACCGTTCAAGACGTTTTTTCAGGGGCCGGGTAAGAGCGCAGCCGGAGTGAAGGGT
This region of Deltaproteobacteria bacterium genomic DNA includes:
- a CDS encoding xanthine dehydrogenase family protein subunit M; translation: MEYFEPKSIGDALSLLSKHGAEAKVIAGGTDVMVDIKFKEEPGCLVNIKKIPSLAGISESGGSLRIGALTTIREIETSALVRDKSPVLWDACRQFASLQVRNTATIGGNICRASPSGETLTPLLVLEANAILAFSDGERSEPFKTFFQGPGKSAAGVKGLLTEIEIPIPPAASKGVYLKHAVRGAMDIAMVGVAVMLTPDSGKNSVQEVRIGLGAVGPTPLRAPKTEALLKGKPLTAALVKEAGALAATEASPITDQRSSAENRRWIVEALTRRGLEQTWQAATGKEVA